Genomic segment of Bacillota bacterium:
CCGTCGCCGTCCAGCAGGTCCAGCGCCGCGCGCAGCTGCGCCTCCCGCTCCCCCAGGTTGGCGCCCAGCCCCAGGAAGCCCCGCCTCCAGCCCGCCGAAACCCGCGCCTCCACGCGCCCTCTCCGCTCCTCCCCCGCCGCTCCCCGCTCAGCCCGGCCAGCTCCAGCTCGCCACCACGTCGTCGAAGGGGTGGTGGAGCGGCGCCTCCGGCTTGTGTACGCGCACCTCGAGGCCCGCCAGCGGTCCCGCGCCGAAGCGCTCCAGGAGCGCCGCGCCGATGCGGGCCGCCAGCGACTCGATCAGGTTGATCGGCTCCCCCTCCACCACCGCCCGCACCAGCCGGGCCACCGCCCCGTAATCGACCGACTCGCCCAACCGGTCGGCGCCCGGCCGGCCGGGCGCCAACTCCAGGAGCACGTCCACGCGGAAGGGGTGGAGCCCGCTTCGCTCGTAGGCGCGCGCCCCGTGCCGACCGTAGAAGAGGAGCCCGCGCAGCTCCAGGGCGACCCGGCCCTCCGGCCCGCCCGCCACGGCGGCGCGCCCGCGCGCCTCCGCGGCCGCGCGCACGGCGTCGGCCACGGCCAGCGCCCGCCGTGTCGGCCCCACGTCGTGGACGCGGACCATGGCGGCGCCGGCGCGGGCGGCCAGCACAGCCAGGGCCAGCGATCCCTCCAGCCGCCGCTCGGGCGGCTGCCCGAGCCAGCGGCCGGCCACCGCCTTGCGCGAGGCGCCCACCAGGAAGGGGTAGGCCGGCGGCATGGCTTCCTCCAGCCGCGCCATGAGCAGGAGGTCCTCCTCCACCCCCTTGCCGAAGCCGAGGCCGGGGTCGAGGAGGATGGCGCCGGGCGCGATCCCGGCCGCCAGCGCCCGCTCCGGCAGCTCCTCCATCTCCCGGCGGAAGGTGGAGAGGTAGGCGTCCGCCTCGCCGGCGCCTGGCGGCACCGCGCCCCGGGGCCGCCCCCCGCGCCCGCCGCCGTGGACCAGGACCACCGGCAC
This window contains:
- the folP gene encoding dihydropteroate synthase, with the protein product MATWREVLPALGGRTLVMGVLNATPDSFADGPDRGRWLEPAAAVGRAREMVAEGADLIDVGAESTRPGARPVDEEEELRRLLPVLEALAGARLGVPLSVDTYRARVAEAAVRAGAALVNDVGGLARDPAMASTLARLGVPVVLVHGGGRGGRPRGAVPPGAGEADAYLSTFRREMEELPERALAAGIAPGAILLDPGLGFGKGVEEDLLLMARLEEAMPPAYPFLVGASRKAVAGRWLGQPPERRLEGSLALAVLAARAGAAMVRVHDVGPTRRALAVADAVRAAAEARGRAAVAGGPEGRVALELRGLLFYGRHGARAYERSGLHPFRVDVLLELAPGRPGADRLGESVDYGAVARLVRAVVEGEPINLIESLAARIGAALLERFGAGPLAGLEVRVHKPEAPLHHPFDDVVASWSWPG